In Herbinix luporum, a single window of DNA contains:
- a CDS encoding Crp/Fnr family transcriptional regulator: protein MEKYFPILKKCVLFRGIEEADYKHLLACLSAQVKHYNEEEYLFFAGDRLDHIGIVLSGRLEILKESLAGNKHIIAILDPSHMFAEGIVCTATRLSPVTVQAMEPVKILLIPYERIIKSCGQSCSFHIGLIQNMMVILGEKNVILNYKLELLTLKGMREKLASYLLKASLENGSNTFQIPLNRTELADFLNVSRTSMCRELTRMKNDGLIDLYGRSFKILDKERLAQCLE, encoded by the coding sequence TTGGAGAAGTATTTTCCGATATTAAAAAAATGTGTCCTTTTTCGAGGAATTGAAGAAGCAGATTACAAGCATCTTTTGGCCTGTCTTAGTGCCCAGGTAAAACATTATAATGAAGAAGAATATCTTTTTTTTGCGGGAGATAGGCTTGATCATATCGGAATTGTGCTATCAGGCAGACTTGAGATACTTAAGGAAAGCTTGGCAGGAAATAAGCACATCATAGCCATCTTAGATCCTTCCCATATGTTTGCGGAGGGCATTGTCTGTACGGCAACCCGTCTGTCTCCGGTTACGGTTCAGGCCATGGAGCCGGTTAAAATTCTTCTGATTCCTTATGAGAGAATAATAAAAAGTTGTGGCCAGTCTTGTTCTTTTCATATCGGCTTGATTCAAAATATGATGGTGATACTGGGAGAAAAGAATGTGATTTTAAATTATAAGTTAGAACTTTTAACACTAAAAGGAATGCGTGAAAAACTGGCAAGCTACCTACTAAAAGCTTCTTTAGAAAACGGCAGTAATACATTTCAGATACCATTAAACCGAACAGAACTGGCGGATTTTTTAAATGTATCTCGTACTTCTATGTGCAGGGAGCTTACCAGGATGAAGAATGACGGACTGATAGATTTGTATGGCCGCAGTTTTAAGATTTTAGATAAGGAAAGATTGGCTCAGTGTTTGGAATAA
- the hcp gene encoding hydroxylamine reductase, translated as MENKMFCYQCQETAGCTGCTKFGVCGKSPDLARMQDLLIYVTKGLSAVTTTLRAQGESIPAHVNHYVTINLFTTITNANFDDEIFYQRVFETLNLKNELLAKVADKTNLPEAALWTATDREELDEKSTKVGILTTENEDIRSLRELIIYGLKGLAAYMKHANELKYDNEEISAFMQKALASTLNDQLTIDELIALTLETGKVGVDGMALLDAANTGTYGNPEITKVNIGVGTRPGILVSGHDLRDLEQLLEQSKDSGVDIYTHSEMLPAHYYPAFKKYNHFVGNYGNAWWKQKEEFESFNGPILMTTNCVVPPAPSYKNRLFTTGAAGVPGCKHIDRDENGYKDFSEIIELAKTCQAPTEIEKGEIIGGFAHAQVFALADQVVEAVKSGAIRKFFVMAGCDGRQKARNYYTDFAKALPKDTVILTAGCAKYKYNKLDLGDINGIPRVLDAGQCNDSYSLALIALKLKEAFELTDINELPLAFNIAWYEQKAVIVLLSLLYLGVKNIHLGPTLPAFLSPNVAKVLVENFGISGIGTVEDDIKLFLE; from the coding sequence ATGGAAAACAAAATGTTTTGTTATCAATGTCAAGAGACTGCCGGTTGTACCGGATGTACAAAGTTTGGTGTATGTGGAAAATCACCGGACCTTGCAAGAATGCAGGATTTATTAATATATGTAACAAAGGGCTTAAGTGCTGTTACAACCACATTACGGGCACAAGGGGAGAGCATTCCTGCACATGTTAATCATTATGTAACTATTAACCTTTTCACAACAATAACAAATGCTAACTTTGACGATGAAATCTTCTATCAAAGAGTTTTTGAAACCTTAAATCTTAAAAATGAATTATTAGCTAAGGTGGCAGATAAGACTAATCTTCCTGAAGCAGCTTTATGGACTGCTACCGACAGAGAAGAACTGGATGAAAAATCTACAAAAGTAGGCATCCTTACAACTGAAAATGAAGACATCAGAAGTCTAAGAGAGTTAATTATCTATGGATTAAAAGGCTTAGCAGCTTATATGAAACATGCCAATGAATTAAAATATGACAATGAAGAGATTAGTGCATTTATGCAAAAAGCACTGGCTTCCACTTTAAATGATCAATTAACCATTGATGAACTTATTGCCCTAACCTTAGAAACCGGTAAAGTAGGCGTAGACGGCATGGCACTTCTTGATGCAGCTAATACAGGAACCTATGGTAATCCTGAAATTACTAAGGTTAATATCGGTGTAGGAACAAGACCCGGTATCCTTGTATCTGGCCATGACCTAAGAGACTTAGAACAGTTACTGGAGCAAAGTAAAGATTCCGGAGTAGATATATACACTCACTCCGAGATGCTACCTGCCCACTACTACCCTGCTTTCAAAAAATACAATCATTTTGTAGGTAACTATGGTAATGCTTGGTGGAAACAAAAAGAAGAGTTTGAAAGCTTTAACGGACCTATCCTTATGACAACAAACTGTGTTGTTCCCCCTGCACCTTCATACAAAAACAGATTATTTACCACAGGGGCAGCAGGAGTTCCCGGTTGCAAACATATAGATAGAGACGAAAATGGATACAAGGACTTCTCAGAGATTATCGAACTGGCTAAGACTTGTCAGGCACCTACAGAAATTGAAAAAGGTGAAATTATCGGCGGATTTGCCCATGCACAGGTATTTGCTCTGGCAGACCAGGTTGTTGAAGCTGTAAAATCCGGTGCTATCCGTAAATTCTTTGTAATGGCTGGATGTGACGGACGTCAAAAAGCAAGAAATTACTATACTGATTTTGCAAAGGCTCTTCCTAAGGATACTGTAATCTTAACTGCAGGTTGTGCAAAATACAAATACAACAAGCTTGATCTTGGTGATATTAACGGTATTCCTAGGGTATTAGATGCCGGTCAATGTAATGACTCTTACTCCCTTGCTTTAATCGCACTGAAATTAAAAGAGGCATTTGAACTTACCGATATCAACGAACTTCCTCTTGCTTTCAACATTGCATGGTATGAGCAGAAGGCTGTAATTGTTCTTCTTTCACTACTATACTTAGGAGTAAAGAATATTCATCTAGGCCCTACACTACCTGCTTTCCTATCACCTAATGTTGCAAAAGTATTGGTTGAAAACTTCGGTATCTCAGGTATCGGAACCGTTGAAGATGATATAAAATTATTTTTAGAATAA
- a CDS encoding hemerythrin domain-containing protein, producing MDSIKLMMEEHQHILRMLKVVRKACLGIMKGSDINYHDFDKMIDFIRNYSDVHHHGKEEKLLFNEMVEHLGSLGNKLVTHGMLVEHDMGRLYIQELIAAIDRLKQGDEESRIDVIANAISYTHHLKRHIDKEDSVIYTFAKRQLSPDILKKVDDNTITFENEARQKGIQEYYLSMLDDLEKKYIK from the coding sequence ATGGATAGTATCAAGTTAATGATGGAAGAACACCAGCATATTCTTAGAATGTTGAAAGTTGTTCGTAAGGCCTGTTTAGGTATTATGAAGGGCAGTGATATAAACTACCATGATTTTGATAAAATGATTGACTTTATCCGCAATTACTCCGATGTTCATCATCACGGCAAGGAAGAAAAACTTCTTTTTAATGAGATGGTAGAACATCTTGGGTCCTTGGGTAATAAATTAGTAACCCACGGTATGCTGGTTGAGCATGACATGGGCAGATTATATATACAGGAGTTGATTGCCGCCATAGACCGCCTAAAGCAGGGTGATGAGGAAAGTCGCATTGATGTTATTGCCAATGCTATTAGCTATACCCATCATTTGAAACGCCATATAGATAAAGAAGATTCTGTTATCTATACCTTTGCCAAAAGACAGCTATCCCCAGATATACTAAAAAAGGTTGATGATAACACCATAACTTTTGAAAATGAAGCAAGACAAAAAGGCATCCAAGAGTATTATTTATCTATGCTTGATGATCTAGAGAAAAAATATATTAAATAG
- a CDS encoding DNA-methyltransferase codes for MINLNAIESYLLIHGDCMEEMKKIPDGSIDLILCDPPYNLAKYSTGNMKFNWRSEINNDLAQWDLKELSPADFLDEFKRVLSPTGNIFIFTSYHMIGKWHEVFDKEFDTFQFMVWHKTNPVPNIRKSSFLNSCELIACMWNKGHTWNFSKQSEMHNFIEAPICMGQERLKSPKHPTQKPLKVLKHIIKIASNENDLVLDMFMGVGSTGAAALSLNRRFIGIEIDQEYYKASLKRLESFKSIKTSP; via the coding sequence TTGATTAATCTTAATGCCATAGAAAGTTATTTATTAATTCATGGTGACTGTATGGAAGAAATGAAAAAGATACCGGATGGCAGTATTGACCTGATTTTATGCGATCCCCCCTATAATCTTGCCAAATATTCTACCGGTAATATGAAATTTAATTGGCGTAGTGAAATTAATAATGATTTGGCACAGTGGGATCTTAAAGAACTTTCCCCCGCTGATTTTCTTGATGAATTTAAAAGGGTTCTTTCACCCACCGGTAATATCTTTATATTTACCAGTTACCATATGATTGGAAAATGGCATGAGGTATTTGACAAGGAATTTGATACCTTTCAGTTTATGGTTTGGCATAAAACAAATCCGGTACCCAATATAAGAAAATCCTCATTTCTAAACAGTTGTGAATTAATAGCCTGTATGTGGAATAAGGGCCATACTTGGAATTTTTCAAAACAAAGTGAGATGCATAATTTTATAGAAGCACCCATTTGCATGGGACAAGAAAGGTTAAAATCCCCCAAACATCCCACCCAAAAACCCCTCAAGGTATTAAAGCATATAATAAAAATTGCCAGTAATGAAAATGATCTGGTTTTAGATATGTTTATGGGGGTAGGCTCTACCGGTGCAGCCGCTTTAAGCCTAAATCGCCGCTTTATTGGTATTGAAATTGACCAAGAATATTATAAAGCCAGCTTAAAACGATTAGAAAGTTTTAAGTCCATTAAAACCTCTCCTTAA
- a CDS encoding DNA polymerase Y family protein: protein MDKVIFHIDVNSAFLSWEAVYRLHIRGEKRDLREIPSAVAGDVKKRHGIILAKSIPAKKYGVRTGDTISDALKLCPNLIMVPPHYDLYEECSKALIEILKEFSPCVEQYSVDEAFCDMTGTVGLYGSALVAANLMKDRIYNELGFTVNIGISSNKILAKMASDFKKPNLVHTLFPEEIEKKMWKLPVEELFFVGSATKRKLHSLGIHTIGQLAKTDLDILRAHFKKHGEVIYSFANGIDSSIVQDQAPPNKGYGNSTTIAFDVDDGSTAKMVLLSLAEKVCSRLRGDSVMASVVAVSIVDIYFRRSSHQMLLISPTNITNEIHKAACQLFDELWDQTPIRQLGIHTSKIVEEDSEKQINLFDMNRYEKLSKLDAAVDRIRERYGEDSIIRAIFLNGPIYHMSGGISPEKRKPKYKEGIM from the coding sequence ATGGATAAGGTAATTTTTCATATTGATGTGAATTCGGCTTTCCTAAGCTGGGAAGCCGTTTACCGACTGCATATCCGGGGTGAGAAGAGGGATTTGCGAGAGATTCCCTCGGCTGTGGCAGGGGATGTGAAGAAAAGGCATGGAATAATTCTTGCCAAATCAATCCCTGCCAAAAAGTACGGTGTAAGAACTGGGGATACCATTAGTGATGCCCTAAAGCTTTGCCCAAATCTGATTATGGTGCCTCCCCACTATGACCTTTATGAGGAGTGCTCTAAGGCTCTGATAGAGATACTTAAGGAGTTTTCTCCTTGTGTGGAGCAGTATTCAGTGGATGAGGCCTTTTGTGATATGACCGGTACCGTAGGGCTATACGGTTCTGCCCTGGTTGCGGCAAATCTTATGAAAGATAGGATTTATAATGAACTGGGTTTTACGGTTAATATAGGTATATCAAGCAATAAGATACTGGCTAAGATGGCCTCTGATTTTAAGAAGCCTAATCTTGTACACACCCTGTTTCCGGAAGAAATAGAGAAAAAAATGTGGAAGCTACCGGTAGAGGAATTGTTTTTTGTAGGATCCGCTACTAAGAGGAAGCTTCATAGCCTTGGGATTCATACCATTGGACAGTTAGCTAAGACTGACCTTGATATTTTACGGGCTCATTTTAAAAAACATGGTGAAGTAATCTATTCCTTTGCCAATGGAATTGATAGTTCTATTGTGCAAGATCAGGCTCCTCCCAATAAGGGTTATGGTAACTCTACTACCATTGCATTTGATGTGGATGATGGCAGTACCGCCAAGATGGTGCTGCTTTCTTTGGCTGAAAAGGTTTGTAGCAGGCTTAGGGGGGACTCGGTCATGGCCAGTGTAGTTGCGGTAAGTATAGTTGATATATATTTTCGCCGTAGCTCCCATCAGATGCTGCTTATTTCCCCGACAAATATAACAAATGAAATTCACAAGGCAGCCTGTCAGCTTTTTGATGAGCTTTGGGACCAAACCCCAATCAGACAACTGGGCATCCATACAAGCAAGATAGTAGAAGAAGATAGTGAAAAACAGATTAATTTATTTGATATGAACCGCTATGAAAAATTATCAAAATTAGATGCGGCTGTGGACCGGATAAGAGAACGTTATGGAGAAGATTCTATTATAAGGGCTATTTTTCTTAATGGACCAATATATCATATGTCCGGAGGTATTTCACCTGAAAAACGAAAACCAAAATACAAGGAAGGCATTATGTAA
- a CDS encoding SOS response-associated peptidase, with translation MCGRYNFTVEESDEIREILEKLNAKIHSSKVKTGEIFPTNQVPILIGEENQASPSLSIWGFPKFDGKGVIINARSETAFEKRTFRDSVINRRCIIPSTGFYEWDREKRKHLFRLEGSSALYMAGLYSYYQGEMRFVILTTGANESIKDIHHRMPLVIPKNEIETWILDDMATSHILHKVPPKLNRELV, from the coding sequence ATGTGTGGAAGATATAATTTTACTGTAGAAGAAAGTGATGAAATCCGTGAAATTCTAGAAAAATTAAATGCTAAGATTCATAGCAGCAAGGTAAAAACCGGAGAAATATTTCCTACAAATCAAGTACCTATCCTTATAGGAGAAGAAAATCAAGCTTCTCCCTCTCTTAGTATCTGGGGCTTTCCTAAGTTTGATGGGAAGGGGGTAATTATAAATGCCAGATCAGAAACTGCTTTTGAAAAGAGAACCTTTAGGGACAGTGTTATAAATCGAAGATGTATTATACCTTCCACAGGTTTTTATGAATGGGACAGGGAGAAAAGAAAGCATCTGTTTAGGCTAGAAGGAAGTTCTGCCTTATATATGGCCGGACTTTATTCCTATTATCAAGGTGAAATGAGATTTGTAATTCTTACTACAGGGGCTAATGAATCCATAAAAGATATTCATCACCGGATGCCTCTTGTAATACCTAAAAATGAAATTGAAACATGGATTTTAGATGATATGGCAACAAGCCATATTCTTCATAAGGTTCCACCAAAGCTTAATAGAGAGCTTGTCTGA
- a CDS encoding cell wall hydrolase, with protein MNILKKASILAASVLFFSLTIFSANAYAADYTIVPNDSLYQISRLFKTSVSSLKSDNNLKSDTIFPGQVLNVPANVYTIKSGDSLYLIAQRYNISLADLRKANNKWDNLIIPGQKLILPGVSSTNSSNDNILTASSSTKTVIPYKNSEVDLLARLIRAEAVGEPYEAMVGVGAVVVNRVKNPDWPNSISSVINHVSGGYYQFSPVQNGHINTPPTDASLRAAWAALYGSDPSKGALFYYDTSSTNQWIRSKPVTAKIGSMIFAK; from the coding sequence ATGAATATACTTAAAAAAGCTAGCATTTTAGCTGCTTCTGTATTATTCTTCTCACTTACGATTTTTTCAGCAAATGCTTATGCTGCTGATTATACTATAGTACCAAATGATTCCCTTTATCAGATTAGCCGGCTGTTTAAGACATCGGTCAGCAGCCTAAAATCTGATAACAACTTAAAATCCGATACAATCTTTCCCGGTCAGGTCCTTAATGTTCCTGCAAATGTATATACAATAAAAAGTGGAGATTCTTTATATCTGATTGCACAAAGATATAATATCTCCTTAGCTGACCTAAGAAAAGCCAATAACAAGTGGGACAACCTAATAATACCCGGTCAAAAACTAATTCTTCCGGGAGTAAGTTCTACAAATAGTTCTAACGATAACATATTAACTGCTTCTTCCTCCACTAAAACAGTAATTCCCTATAAGAATTCTGAGGTGGACTTACTTGCAAGACTTATAAGGGCAGAAGCTGTCGGTGAACCCTATGAGGCCATGGTAGGGGTAGGTGCCGTGGTGGTAAACAGGGTTAAAAACCCGGACTGGCCAAATAGTATCAGCTCAGTTATCAACCATGTAAGCGGTGGCTATTATCAATTTTCTCCGGTACAAAACGGTCACATAAATACCCCACCTACAGATGCTTCCCTCCGTGCCGCTTGGGCTGCCCTTTATGGCAGCGACCCCAGTAAAGGGGCATTATTTTACTATGATACAAGCTCTACCAATCAGTGGATTCGCTCAAAACCTGTCACAGCTAAAATCGGATCCATGATATTTGCAAAATAA
- a CDS encoding DUF1846 domain-containing protein, whose amino-acid sequence MKAGFDPQKYIEEQSKYILERVNNYDKLYLEFGGKLIGDKHAKRVLPGFDEDAKIKLLQKLKDQVEIIICVYAGDIERNKIRGDFGITYDMEVLRLLDDFRSYELEVNSVVITRYNQQPATNVFINKLERRNIKVYKHVEIPGYPADIDTIVSEQGYGSNPYITTTKPIVVVTAPGPNSGKLATCLSQLYHEYNMGRMAGYSKFETFPVWNLPLKHPVNIAYEAATIDLKDVNMIDNFHFERYQEVAVNYNRDLEMFPVVKRIIEKITGKESVYQSPTDMGVNRVAFGITDDEIVSEASKQEIIRRYFATICDFKKGLVDEESLNRMKVIMEEVQLRQEDRHCVMPARDYAAKLKETCHENETVTVMAFEMHDGKIITGRSSSTMDCCSAAILNAIKYLAGIGDEIFLLSPLILSTIRDLKEKVLNSKITRLNANEILVALSICAVTNPTAQLAYERLSMLNGVQAHCTSMLNKNDEQILRKLGIDVTSDPFYPSENLYYV is encoded by the coding sequence ATGAAGGCCGGATTCGATCCACAAAAATATATTGAAGAACAGTCCAAATATATTTTAGAACGGGTTAATAATTATGACAAGTTATATCTGGAATTTGGCGGAAAATTAATTGGTGACAAGCACGCAAAAAGAGTATTGCCCGGTTTTGATGAAGACGCAAAAATAAAATTACTTCAAAAACTTAAAGATCAAGTTGAAATAATTATCTGCGTATATGCCGGTGATATTGAAAGGAATAAAATTCGAGGGGATTTCGGCATTACTTATGATATGGAAGTTCTCCGTTTGTTGGATGATTTCCGAAGTTATGAACTTGAAGTAAACAGTGTTGTTATCACCCGGTATAATCAACAGCCTGCAACCAACGTATTTATTAATAAACTGGAGCGACGCAATATTAAGGTATATAAGCATGTGGAAATCCCCGGGTATCCTGCTGATATAGATACAATTGTCAGCGAACAAGGATACGGCAGTAACCCCTATATCACTACCACAAAACCTATAGTAGTTGTTACTGCTCCCGGACCAAATAGCGGAAAACTGGCTACCTGCTTAAGTCAGTTATACCATGAATATAATATGGGACGTATGGCAGGTTATTCTAAATTCGAAACCTTCCCGGTATGGAATCTTCCCCTAAAACATCCCGTTAATATTGCATACGAAGCAGCTACAATTGACCTAAAGGACGTAAATATGATTGACAATTTCCATTTTGAAAGATACCAAGAAGTTGCTGTTAATTATAACAGGGATTTAGAGATGTTTCCGGTAGTAAAAAGAATAATCGAGAAAATTACCGGTAAAGAATCCGTATACCAGTCCCCTACAGATATGGGTGTAAATAGGGTAGCTTTTGGAATTACCGATGACGAAATAGTAAGTGAAGCCTCAAAGCAGGAAATTATACGTAGATATTTTGCTACTATATGTGATTTTAAAAAGGGATTAGTAGATGAAGAATCCTTAAACCGCATGAAAGTTATTATGGAAGAGGTTCAGTTAAGACAGGAAGACAGACATTGCGTCATGCCCGCCAGGGATTATGCCGCCAAACTTAAGGAGACTTGCCATGAAAATGAAACTGTAACAGTAATGGCTTTTGAAATGCATGACGGTAAAATTATTACAGGCCGTAGCTCCTCTACCATGGACTGCTGTTCTGCTGCCATACTAAATGCTATCAAATATCTGGCAGGGATTGGTGATGAAATCTTTCTTCTTTCACCATTAATCTTAAGTACGATTCGTGATTTAAAGGAAAAAGTTCTTAATAGTAAAATTACCCGGCTGAATGCCAATGAAATCCTAGTTGCCCTTAGTATCTGTGCAGTTACCAATCCTACAGCCCAGCTGGCATATGAAAGATTATCTATGTTAAATGGTGTCCAGGCCCATTGTACATCCATGTTAAATAAGAATGATGAACAAATTTTAAGAAAGCTTGGTATAGATGTAACTTCTGATCCTTTCTATCCCTCAGAGAATTTATATTATGTATAA
- a CDS encoding peptidylprolyl isomerase, translated as MAEKNFELSKYKGKSIKSFERKTRTDLIQEGNGVYKIEDRLQLIAPKGDITSITILKGAEKFKLFGLEIGMDKKEAEKKLAEVYKSEVNKTIESEKNSITYTYRNSDSELFVSYDINSDLVTEISYYYYKDEKPQSEDIGNAGELIALIGNDRVYYNEAMVYLKSAQEIYESDYGNGIWEAEIFEEGKSFGEYIKEEVIKQITQLKVIRDKATENGIALTEEEEAEAAAYAAAHFAGLSDEDIDRYLVTPKLLEQVYADNLLAEKVFETLTIDVDTHVPDDIARQITIQHILIYGTYLNDENKRVPLDDEQKDKAYEKISGLLERVKNEEDFYTLAEANTEAGEIELTFGKDGGPKEYGKEFKEAAFSLKTGEVSDIISTDYGWHIIYCVSDFNEDATTKVKEEIIEERRTKLFANLYEEWSSDYEVVVNKEAWDSISFD; from the coding sequence GTGGCTGAGAAAAATTTTGAACTTAGCAAATATAAAGGAAAATCTATTAAAAGCTTTGAGAGGAAAACTAGAACTGATTTAATACAGGAAGGTAATGGTGTATATAAAATAGAAGATAGGCTACAGCTAATTGCTCCAAAGGGAGATATTACATCTATTACCATTCTTAAAGGGGCTGAAAAATTTAAGCTTTTTGGTCTAGAAATCGGTATGGATAAAAAAGAAGCAGAAAAAAAGTTGGCAGAGGTTTATAAATCTGAGGTTAATAAGACCATAGAATCTGAAAAAAATTCCATTACCTATACTTATAGGAATAGTGATAGCGAATTATTTGTATCCTATGATATTAATTCGGATTTAGTAACGGAAATATCCTACTACTATTATAAAGATGAGAAACCACAAAGTGAGGATATAGGTAATGCCGGTGAGCTAATTGCCTTAATTGGGAATGATAGAGTATATTATAACGAGGCAATGGTATATCTAAAATCAGCACAGGAAATTTATGAATCCGATTATGGTAACGGCATCTGGGAAGCAGAGATATTTGAAGAAGGAAAGAGTTTTGGGGAATATATCAAGGAAGAGGTTATAAAACAGATTACTCAGCTAAAAGTTATCCGTGATAAAGCTACCGAGAATGGAATTGCTTTAACGGAGGAAGAAGAAGCAGAAGCAGCTGCTTATGCGGCAGCACATTTTGCGGGACTGTCAGATGAGGATATTGACCGTTACTTGGTAACACCTAAGCTTTTAGAACAGGTTTATGCCGATAACCTCTTAGCAGAGAAGGTTTTTGAGACTTTAACCATTGATGTGGATACCCATGTACCTGATGATATCGCAAGGCAAATTACTATTCAGCATATCCTTATCTATGGAACTTATTTAAATGATGAAAATAAGAGAGTTCCCCTTGATGATGAGCAGAAAGATAAGGCTTACGAAAAGATTTCAGGCTTATTAGAAAGGGTTAAAAACGAAGAAGATTTTTATACTCTGGCAGAGGCTAATACAGAGGCCGGTGAGATTGAACTGACATTTGGAAAAGACGGAGGGCCTAAAGAGTATGGCAAGGAATTTAAGGAGGCAGCATTTTCATTAAAAACAGGAGAAGTCAGTGATATTATAAGTACAGATTACGGATGGCATATTATTTACTGTGTATCTGATTTTAATGAAGATGCAACAACTAAGGTGAAGGAAGAAATTATAGAAGAACGACGGACCAAGCTTTTTGCTAATCTTTACGAAGAATGGTCTTCTGACTATGAAGTGGTAGTTAACAAAGAGGCTTGGGATTCTATTTCTTTTGATTAA